One segment of Nostoc flagelliforme CCNUN1 DNA contains the following:
- a CDS encoding putative Ig domain-containing protein: MMLSYSVNSLLIVAVNHISDPTVLVRNPDGFTPDGVPYYNFSHLLSDTKFDPNELTLGRTFVFYNPQEVQFTYDLTVLALLNAAPVIKTQANKEIIAGHNYTYDVDATDLNADSLTYKLMVAPDGMTIDQTTGLISWNTTATNIGNSSVLVEVGDGHGGVAQQQYTLSVIDAPPNRPPVFTSTPVVDAAINTNYIYQAFAQDSDNDSLTFSLITAPQGMIVDANTGVVSWTPTGLQLGTYDVKLAVAHAKGGTAQQIFKVQTQAQPGNYAPIIISEPITKAYTSKGYTYDVKAVDPDQDSLIYTLMKPVNGMTIDANTGKITWSTPVVGQQDVTVQVQDSRGGVDVQSFKLDVSGISPGQITGKVYVDNRQPQTQTVYFQNFENATIPLPEWSNVKRDRTPSGRSFLGQYGGPRDGVANQGTSLTLNNLSAHDNITLSYDLYIINSWDGFGYGGYQPDEWKLSIEGNPTPLFFTSFGNYWNQVYPDQITSSSPKLYPVQTGATEINSLGYYPSAVYRLSFTFAHSDSFLKLNFTGEGTTSYSDSESWGLDNVKIDIGRNPTPIPGTVVYIDQNSNNQREVTEKFTLTDTQGNYSFTLDPGTYTLAQETKLGWSQTVPTLDSYKVVLASSQVIEDQNFGNVIGPASNVAPAFISTPPIEGMVGQKFVYEPIASDLNRDTLTYDLLLKPNGMVIDPVTRVIAWQPTVDQIGEYDVSLRVVDSNGEQDLQ, encoded by the coding sequence ATGATGCTTTCTTACAGCGTAAATTCTCTACTAATTGTTGCTGTCAATCATATCAGTGACCCCACGGTACTAGTTCGCAATCCTGATGGTTTTACACCCGATGGTGTGCCTTATTATAATTTCAGTCATCTGCTAAGTGATACTAAGTTTGACCCGAATGAGTTAACTCTTGGGCGAACTTTTGTATTTTACAATCCTCAAGAGGTGCAGTTTACCTATGACCTAACAGTGCTGGCTCTTCTTAATGCTGCACCTGTCATTAAAACTCAAGCTAATAAGGAAATTATTGCTGGTCATAATTACACGTATGATGTTGATGCCACAGACCTCAATGCTGATTCTTTAACTTATAAACTAATGGTTGCACCTGATGGTATGACCATTGACCAAACTACTGGTTTAATTAGTTGGAATACAACAGCTACTAACATTGGTAATTCTTCGGTTCTTGTAGAAGTTGGCGATGGGCATGGTGGTGTAGCACAACAACAGTACACCCTATCAGTAATTGATGCTCCACCGAATCGACCGCCCGTTTTTACCTCTACTCCTGTTGTTGATGCCGCAATTAATACTAATTATATTTATCAAGCTTTTGCTCAGGATTCCGATAACGATTCTTTGACTTTTTCACTGATAACCGCACCACAGGGAATGATAGTAGATGCAAACACTGGAGTAGTGAGTTGGACTCCAACTGGTTTGCAGTTAGGGACTTATGATGTGAAGCTGGCTGTGGCACATGCAAAAGGTGGAACGGCACAGCAAATTTTTAAGGTGCAAACCCAAGCACAACCTGGAAATTATGCGCCAATTATCATTAGTGAGCCAATTACAAAAGCCTATACTTCCAAAGGCTACACTTATGATGTTAAAGCAGTTGATCCGGATCAGGACTCACTAATTTATACCTTAATGAAACCTGTGAATGGCATGACAATTGATGCTAACACAGGCAAAATTACCTGGAGTACACCTGTAGTTGGTCAGCAAGATGTAACAGTGCAGGTGCAGGATAGCCGCGGTGGGGTAGATGTTCAGAGTTTTAAGCTAGATGTTAGTGGCATTTCTCCTGGGCAGATTACTGGTAAAGTCTACGTAGATAACCGTCAGCCCCAAACTCAAACTGTTTACTTTCAGAATTTTGAGAATGCTACTATCCCTTTGCCTGAATGGTCAAATGTTAAACGAGACAGAACTCCAAGTGGGCGAAGTTTTCTAGGACAGTATGGTGGCCCAAGAGATGGTGTTGCCAATCAAGGTACAAGTTTGACACTTAATAACTTATCGGCTCACGATAATATCACTCTCTCTTATGATTTGTACATTATCAATTCATGGGATGGCTTTGGTTATGGTGGTTATCAGCCAGACGAATGGAAACTTAGTATAGAAGGAAATCCTACACCACTTTTCTTTACATCTTTTGGTAATTATTGGAATCAAGTTTACCCTGATCAGATTACATCCAGTTCCCCGAAACTATATCCTGTTCAAACAGGAGCCACTGAAATTAACTCTCTTGGGTATTATCCTAGTGCTGTCTATAGGCTATCGTTTACATTTGCTCATTCAGATAGTTTCCTAAAACTTAATTTTACTGGAGAGGGTACTACATCGTATAGTGACAGTGAAAGTTGGGGATTGGATAACGTGAAAATAGATATAGGACGCAACCCCACACCTATTCCTGGCACAGTTGTTTATATTGACCAAAATAGTAACAATCAACGTGAAGTAACAGAAAAATTCACTCTCACTGATACCCAAGGAAACTACTCTTTCACTCTTGATCCTGGTACTTATACTCTTGCACAAGAGACAAAGCTGGGTTGGTCGCAGACAGTTCCAACACTTGATAGCTACAAAGTGGTGTTGGCGAGCAGTCAAGTAATTGAAGACCAAAACTTTGGTAATGTCATTGGCCCTGCTAGTAATGTGGCTCCTGCTTTTATTAGTACACCACCGATTGAGGGGATGGTTGGCCAAAAATTTGTTTACGAACCTATAGCTAGCGATTTGAACCGGGATACTCTAACTTATGACCTACTGCTAAAACCGAATGGCATGGTCATAGATCCTGTTACACGCGTTATTGCTTGGCAACCAACTGTGGATCAAATTGGCGAATATGATGTGTCTTTACGCGTTGTTGATTCTAATGGGGAACAAGACCTGCAGTAA
- a CDS encoding Ig-like domain-containing protein, which yields MPFNNTPIFTSGFLSENSAVVGQTYQYQFLAQDSDGDPISYNLAQNSSGAFIEKDKGLFTWTPQPSQTGSNTFIITIDDGRGGKNNLPFGRNILSATNAPPNASPVITSVPRKNIAFSQTYLYTVQASDSNYDPLSYTLETAPQGMAIDAQGRIIWQPGATQFGSNPVSIKVSDGRGGVVTQTFNIDVVSATYQVNNAPSITSTPNLVTNLERTYAYNLTGSDPDNDLLVWSLDNPPTGMVIDPQSGALRWQPQKDQIGEHRIVVRLIDAYGLSLSSKL from the coding sequence TTGCCATTTAATAATACACCAATATTCACATCTGGGTTTCTTTCTGAGAATAGTGCGGTCGTTGGACAAACTTATCAATATCAATTTCTTGCTCAAGATTCTGATGGCGACCCCATAAGCTATAACCTTGCTCAAAATTCCAGTGGTGCTTTCATTGAGAAAGATAAAGGCTTGTTTACTTGGACGCCACAACCCAGTCAAACAGGTAGTAACACTTTTATTATCACCATTGATGACGGACGTGGGGGCAAAAATAACCTACCTTTTGGCAGAAATATTCTATCTGCTACTAATGCCCCACCTAATGCCTCCCCTGTGATCACCTCAGTTCCACGCAAAAACATTGCTTTTAGTCAAACCTACCTTTACACAGTCCAAGCAAGCGACTCCAATTACGATCCTCTCAGTTATACCTTGGAAACTGCCCCTCAAGGTATGGCAATTGACGCGCAGGGCAGAATTATATGGCAACCCGGAGCAACACAATTTGGTTCTAACCCTGTCAGCATTAAAGTTAGTGATGGTCGTGGTGGAGTTGTCACTCAAACTTTCAATATTGATGTTGTCAGCGCCACATATCAAGTTAACAATGCGCCAAGCATCACTTCTACTCCCAACCTAGTTACTAATTTAGAGCGTACTTACGCTTATAACCTCACTGGCAGCGACCCTGATAATGATTTGCTAGTTTGGAGTTTAGACAATCCACCTACAGGGATGGTGATTGATCCACAGTCTGGGGCTTTGCGCTGGCAACCGCAGAAAGACCAAATTGGTGAACATAGGATTGTAGTTAGATTAATTGATGCTTACGGGCTCTCACTATCAAGTAAGCTATGA